A stretch of DNA from Lycium ferocissimum isolate CSIRO_LF1 chromosome 4, AGI_CSIRO_Lferr_CH_V1, whole genome shotgun sequence:
ATTTTTGTCGTCTCTAGTAGGATCTAAAcctgttgggatcgaaataatcgggcgtcatgcggaagctaacTATTGTAAATCTTGAACGATGATAAATTagacaataaagaaaatataataaaaaaataatatgttaaTATAATTTGGTCAATTAACctacatatgaaaaaataatactaaaaagCATAAAACCTATTAAGAGAATAATATTCCTCACTTTATAGAGGTCTAAAATTTTTCTCTCCAAGAAAAAGGTTACCCAAATAtagaatattaaaattttccttttgggAAAATAAAACTCAATATGGTAAATTCTTCGCCCTtcattcaagaaaaggtaaaattcaAATATGGTAAAAAAAATCAGGGCAAATCCTTGAGAGAAACTAGGCTTCATAATTTTCTCCACTTCGTTGAcctaaaaaaagatgaagatgcAATATAAACGCACGACCTAAAGaaaattttgggtcatttttgCTGCTATTCAACAATAATTTTACATACAGGtgccaattttatttttacccgATTTACATAGTACATACAATTTTTCAGTAAAGAAATTTAATTGAACACTCTTTAATACATGTAACTCAGGCCCTGCCTCCTGCCAACCACATTTTCCATATAAACCAGTTTCACCTTCCCATCCCCATCTATAAAAGCTGCTcaaattcttctttttaattACTCATTAAGCTTCAGACATCTTTAGTTCTTTCCcaacgaaaaaaaaagaactcaaATGTCTAAGCAATGGATGAACCTAGTTGGAGCATTATGGTTACAGTCTATGGCTGGAACAAACACAAATTTCCCAGCTTATTCTTCTCAAATAAAAAAACTCCTATCCATATCCCAAGTTCAACTCAACAACTTAGCTTTTGCTTCTGATGCTGGAAAATTACTCGGTTGGTTTGCTGGAATTGCAGCTAATTATTTACCCCTTTGGCTAGTTCTTTTAATTGGTTCATCACTAGGATTAATTGGCTATGGGGTGCAATATCtttttcttacaaatcacaTACACTCTTTATCCTATTGGCATGTTTTTTCACTCACTTTTTTGGCTGGCAACAGCATTTGTTGGATCAATACTGTTTCTTACATAGTATCGATTCAGAATTTCCCGTTGGATAGACAAGTTGCTGTTGGAATATCGACTAGTTACATAAGTTTAAGTGCCAAGATTATTACAGACATAGTTGATGTTATTAACGTTTCCACCCCGAGTGACAGGGCTAAAACTTATCTCCTTTTAAACTCTGTTTTGCCCCTATTTTTTGCGATTATTGTTGCACCACTAATTCGTGAGACTAAggttgaaaaatcaagaaaattatcaGCTGGATTTCGAGTGATGTTCGTTATAACGCTGGCAACGGGGACTTTTGCTGTGATCACTAGCATGGGGCCCGCGAATTCGAAATTGTTACCAAGATTGTTGATTTTAATGGGAATGGGGATTTTTTTAGTACTTCCAATATTGGTCCCATTGAGTGAAAGAATCAAAGAACATTGGCATGGAAAATGTTGGATAAGGAGAGATCCAAGAATTTGTGATTTAAGtaatttggaggaagaaattaGAACACCACAAGAGGAGATTAATTATGGGGCTAATAAAGAGGATAATGATGTTGGATTTGCTGTAATGGAGGAAATTGGAGCAAAAAAAATGTTGATGAGAGTGGATTTCTGGTTGTATTTCTTTGTATACTTATTTGGTGCAACATTGGGTTTGGTTTATTTGAATAATTTGGGACAAATTGCTGATACTCGTGGATGCACTGCCACTTCTTCATTGGTTTCATTATCATCTTCATTTGGTTTCTTTGGTCGCCTTCTTCCTTCACTCTTCGACTATCTCTTCTCCAGGTAAAACAATCTCTCTAAATAGgagtttttatttttcattatttgGTATTTGAAATTCTTGGTCCGACTAATTTAGATTCATATCACGTTCCCTACTAGTGGCGAAGTGAGAAATTTCGCTAAAAATgttcaagatttaatatatatatatatatatatatatatatatgcgtgtgtgtgtatattctATGTATATTAAGTAGTACTCAGTTTTTCATGGAAGTGTGCTCCCTACCAGAAGTTGAAGCTCAGACCTGAAACATTTAGTATTGAGAAATCATATCTATTGCCACCATGTTGGGTGTGCGTGAACAAAGTCTAAGGTGTTGAATACTCTTAATAATGTCAGATCTTTTGGGGAATAACGTGCGGGTTTGACTCAAAGCGAACGAtgtcacatcatgttaagaataTTATTGAATTGTTTTAGCCCAACACGCCACACTTCTTGCTGGTTCTCCCTTCATGTTTTTTCATTATCTAGCAAAATATATTTACTGATCGGACTAACATTAATTCACGTCATGGAGCCACATATGGTCAATTAGAACTTAGAAGATAAATGTTCCACACCCaagagtttcattcattttcgaAGATTAAATCTGACATTGAGAGATGGGCATCTATTGCACCACACTTCTTGCTAgttcttttttgatttttaatgcAAAATTGATTCTTGAAAGAATATTAGTTGGTAAAATTTAAGGAGCCGCTTATATGGTTGTATACGTGCAAGATATTAATGTGTGTGTTAATATGGGAAAGCCCGAGTATAATCATCAccattcatttcttttttcttccgaAATTTTAATTTAGACCAACTATTTCATGCATTAAACACTAAACAAATATCAGCACGAGTAATAACTTAGTTTGGTAAGGTACGTACTTCGTGTTCTTATTGTAAGCACAAAAAGATTATAAGAATTGCCTGGTTTTAAGCAACACaaatgtcaaatcaaataatatcTGACTGGATATTTCAATTTGGATTTATGACATATTTCAATTTGGATTTACGACACAAAAACTAATGTgtttctcttgaatttatgCTTTTCTCAAGCACaaatgtcaaatcaaataatatcTGACTGGATATTTCAATTTGGATTTATGACACAAAAATTAATGTgtttctcttgaatttatgCTTTTCTCAACTTACTTTATCGATAGTTTATATTGATGGTTGAAATTTCACCATCATGCATATATACTCAAAGCATGTCTTAGCCCAAATACTGATTAAAGTATACATATGTCTAACCTTTCCATTTATATACTCGTTTCAATctctatattaaaaaataactagGTCTCTAAACCCGTTTTACaaaaaagttttaagttaatatagacatatatacattgaaaatataaaatattcttactaattattAGTACTATATTTTTTCAGTTACCCTATCAATTTGATGTATAGAGTTACTAGGTGTAGGCATATAACTTAACCTGATCGTGCAAAACTTCTCTTTTTAATGATGAGTGATCATCGTGGACCATGGAGGCCAACTCTAAAAAACATTGTTATTGGTTTATACCTCTTATGGTAGgttattgttatattttttaggTTAATCATATCATTGTTATTATGAAGAGTTATGCATtattacaatatcaatttaatAGGGTAGTGTAAAAAGTCTATATATTGTCAGTGCGCAAACTGAAACTTGTATGTTGTTTATTTCAGGAGTAAATATGCAATATCAAGACCAGCTACCATAGCAGTGATACTAGCCCCAATGACAGGAGCTTTCTTTTTGCTACTCAACAGTAGTCACATTGCTCTCTATATCAGCACAGCTATAGTTGGGATTTGCACAGGAGCCATTACTTCTATTTCTGTTTCGCAAACCACTGAGCTTTTTGGGACCAAGAATTTTGGTGTTAATCACAATATTGTGGTGGCTAATATCCCAATTGGTTCATTTTTATTTGGGGACTTAGCAGCTATGCTCTACAGAAGACAAGAAAATTCAACATCAACTAATGATGGAAGTTGTTCGGGCATGAAATGTTTTCAGACATCTTTTGTTATATGGGGTTGTCTTTGTTTCCTAGGAACTTGTTTGGCTTTTATTCTTCATACAAGAACTCAAAAATTCTATAGACAGTTACGTGGAGGAAATTAAACTAGTAGGAGTTACATATAGTATTAACTTATAGAGTTACCTTATACTAAGCTTATTGGACAGTACAAACTGAGTTTatgtaattgtttttttttaagtacGTTATTGTCACGTTGTTTAGTAGTTAGATGTAACATCCATGTATACCTACgtacataaattgagatatgatgtaaaaaaaatgattttctaaaCAACAATGTACTATGACATAAATGGCATTTCGCCGAATGAATTTTTTTGCCGAATGATCTATATAGTGATGATTCCCATTTTGATCATTGGCGGATGCACCTTTAAAGgttggcataatacataaacagaccTTTAAACTTGGCGTCGACAAGTATGCTTCTTCAACTTTGTATGTGCAAGTAGTAAAAACGCTTAAGCTTGTATAAAGTTGAGCaacacgtaaacacaaatgcttTACGACTGACATACGTaccctccaaaatttatgtCTTGCGTCAACATTTGTGTTAGCGTTTAACTCTGGCAAGTTGAGTTACCTACTTGACACCTGAAAACATACTTTTACTTTGAAGTTTAAAGggtctgtttatgtattatgccttaaAGGTTTCACTTGACATCGCTACGCAAaagagtatgtaaatattattttctgataaataatatatgcatatatgaagTAATTCTGCACCATTTAAATATGATACAAATAAATGTCAGTTTGGAACAGGAAATTAATACACTCAAAACTAACATCGCCTAGATCCAAACTTAATTGCAAGACTGTAACAATGTGCCAACAATGTTCAAAATTCTGCGTACACAACTAATTCTGATTTGGCTAGGTAAAATCGAGAAGAGAATCTCTAGTGAAGGATTTATCGATGACGAAAAATTGTTAGAATAATACAAAGAAATGTCAATTTCTCCTGCTGAACCCCAAATCACGAGTCATGAGATTACTgtcaaatataattaaatagagAATTCAAATTTAACGTATTGGAATTTCAGGTAGTTGTGAACCTTAAATAAAATTCAGTGCCAACTGCATTTTTCATGAAAGCAGCTTTAGGGACCCAATAGTAAGACCATATTAAAGTTCCCTGTCCATGGCTTTAAAAATGATGAAGGGTACGTGGGAGGCTAATCATGTTTTACGTATGATCATTATAGAGAAGAAAATTGGAATCCGTTTGGCCATGTCATTAATTCaaagatattaaaaaaatatttataagaaCTAGTTTGTGTTAAAATTTACATTCCATCTATGTTATGTTTTACATTaatgatcaaatattttactttacttttagtctagaatatttattttccttctaagtctaggatctaCATTAATTACATAATATTTAGTTTTTTTCTAGTTTAGAATCTATAAGGAAAATAAcatatttccttttattttatttctctataaaTAGTGATGTAGTCTCTTAATTTCAATGCAGGAAACAATGCAAGAATCAATACAACAAGTTATCACTCTTTATCTATTAgattttttctctcatttttttcatagCTATAGCTAGTGGTTTAAAAGTGTAAATAACACTTTTTGTCCCTTAATTGTGGataaattctaattttaatCTTTACAATATTTGACTGAACACATGTAACCTTCAATCACTTGAAATGTGCCAATTGATCCCTTATGAATTTATTCACAATTTGTCAGTATTATTAACAGTTCCACGATATAAGGAAAcgtttggacatgtaatttgaatatcttaagttgtattttctcttatagacataaaaattcacaagttgtgaaaactatcaaaacattcccaattcttatacaatcttaccaaatgagcaagtcatagttcataacaaaattaatacgctacttagaaaggcctttctaaaaaatacaacatcaattgatcaaactttagttcaataaaaacaaaaatttaacatgaatagtaatgtaactactctttaatataatcctcccacacggtagacataaataaagtttggtggaagttaatgaggttggtaaatggctggtgggagtaattgttaaaaatatttaccaacttatgggtctttttttataaaatataaatttatgggtcaagttttatatctaaaatttttgaaactatgAGATGAAATGCACGTTCAAACGCtggtttcatctcatggtttagtagacgtttggacatgcggtttgaaaccatgagatgaaaccagcgtttggacgtgcatttcatctcatggtttcaaaccccaaatcatccaaaaaggcatgatttggggtttcaaaaaagttaacccataagtttatatttttgtaaaaaaagacccataagttggtagatatttttaacaattactcccatcaatcatttaccaacctttatttatgtctaccatgtgagaggattatattaaagagtagttacacatgttaaattttcttttttattgaactaaagtttgatcaattgatgttgtattttttagaaaggccttctaatagggtactaattttgttatgaactatgacttgctcatttggtaagattgtataaaaattgaaaatattttgataattttcatAACTTGTGgagtttttatgtttataaaaaaatacaacttaaaaaattcaaattgcacgtccaaatataatttcaaatcatggtttcatctcataatttcaaactatggtttcaaatcatgtccaaatggTCCTAAGTGAAGTCATTTTCAAGAGATGCACATTTTCATATGCAACTTTTGGGCTAATCTGAAATTATTATGACACACTACGTACTATTTCTATTATCATATAAAACCATTTTTGTATGAAAAAGACATGTGAGTTATTCATTAACAGCAACAACAAAAATTTGTCTCGTAATTCTCTTAAGCATTTTCGTCcacatatataaaatatgatcaTATATTATCTTTTCAAAAGTATAGCATTTAATTAACCTGTTTAACTTTCTTATAGTGTCAACTGTTAGGTACTCCACTCATTGCTATTCATTAACAGTAACAACAAAAATTTGTCACGTAATTCTCTTAAGCATTTTCGTccacatatataaaaaatgacCATATATTATCTTTTCAAAAGTATAGCATTTAATTGACCTTACTTTCTTATAGTGTTAACTGTTAGTTACTCCACTCATTATTCTCCAAATCTAGACGAGAAATAACTCAAAGAATATAAGACGTACTATTATTGTTGTGACGTGATTACTATTTACTTAGACCACCCATTCACCCACTGCTAACAGTGTTACATTTAATACAGGTACTTCAAAATCAAGCCCGATTAAAGCATCATTGCAGCCTATTCCTACATGATTGGACATCAAAATTGtgattccccccccccccccgccccccgccCCAAAAAAATCTAACGTACATTAAGTATTGGAGACCAAACATTTGGAGGAATATTTCACGACCCACATCTATTCAAGTATAGTCGTActgctaaaaaaaataaaagtatagTCCTACTAAAATATTTACTCAAACATAATGTTTACACCAAACCAACAATTTAACTATAAGCTCACATGTTATAGTGAAAATATCTGTTAATTTAACAATGATCAGTGATGcgaaaaaaataattgttaaGTAATAGAAATTATATTCAAGACACATATACTGTATTTATTTGATTGGTGACTTATGTTGCAAAATACTATCGTCGCATTTTCTATATAGTCTCCTGATCTCTTTTGATTGATCTCCGATATTccttttcacattttttatgCTGTCCCTTTTAGCCtttgattttgatttattaGGGTAGGTTCTTTAAAGTGCAATTTAGCTGTTAAAAGTAAACCTTTGAACTAAATGCACTCAATGTTCTTAACCTTGCAAGTTGCATACACGGGTGGTAAGTACCCCTTTGTTcttaattagagattttaaATTTGAGTCTTGAGAATGAAATTGTCTTTGGTAAGAAGTGTTTCACCCTTAGAGACTTTCTAGCACGAATCTGGATTAGTCGAACCCTAATGCAAGTACTAGACACCGAATATctatatgttccatgataaaaAAGATCTTCGAACCATATTATAGGTTCTAGAGACATATACAATGAACCTAAAAGTTTTCAACCACAATTTGGTACAACAATAGAAATAGTAATTTTTTCTCATGTTAAAGTCTAAACAGTGATGCAAATAATAAATTTTGGGATGACAAAGTTCAAGTTTTGGGAGCAATTCTTAATGGAGGACCATTTAAAGAAAAAGTCGATGGAtgaaatttattaataataaccGAACTCCAAAAGTGAAGTGGGCAACAATTTATTAAGAGTTAGGCATCTATGTTTTACTTTAGAGCCAACTAGCACATGGTACTCTCCTCCAAGTTCTTTGCTTTTGTCTAGGGATGGCAATTAGGGCAGGGCGGGGCAGGGCAAGGAAACATATAAACAGGGTGGGGCAGGGCAgggtaaaatttaatttttgaaaatttttagtAGGGCAGGGCAGGGTAGGGCAAGAAATGGGTTATAAGTGGGTTGAGTaaaaaatgactattttattCTTGTTCCTTAGTTTGAATCCACATTTTGAAGCGTCGTTCTTTACTATTAAAAGTATAAGCATGATTGCTTGGAAGTTTGTAAGATTTCTCATTTCTGTTATTAAATTCTTATTTGTTAAAATGTGACTTCTagcataaattaaaatcaatattGATTATAAAACTAAACTTACGAAGTAAACCCAGTAATAGAACTATTCTATTTGTTTAAGCTTGTACAAAACCTTTCCTATTTATCACAAAAGTGATCGCCTAATTAACTGATCTTACGATTAACAATATTCATTTAGAAGAAATCACTAAAAAGACATCTACAAAAAGGTGAAATACTACTACTTGCTAGTTATACTTACATCACAAGTTGGTCTTTAGTAATTAAgacaaatcttttttttttttaactcagaCATTCCTTCAagcttatttaattatattaaagttGGTTTTGTGTATTCTCATGCTAAACAtagtaaaatatgtaaattctagttctattttgaaatttgaactatcaaaagaaaaaaatccaattttagGAACTAATCATTCATCTAattgtttttaagaaaatatgtcatgcttcaaagtgaaaaataaagaggaaaaatgaAAGATAATATAAACGGGGCGGGGCGGGGCGTGGCAGGGTAATTTCTTTGAAAAAAGCTAAACAGGGCAGGGCAGGGCGGGTCGAAATCTTAGCAGGTCAAGGCTTGCCCCGCCCTAACACCCCTAACCCGCCCTATTGCCATCCCTACTTTTGTCTGCTCGTGCTTGCTTACGCTTGGACTGGTTGGGTTGGACAATTTTTTCATTCTGAGTCAATTTGGGCACAATCAGAGACCGCCCTTTTAAAAATTAGACTTATTTGGTCTAAATATATAGCTTAAGTTGACTCATAAAAAAActtgtataatatttttaaaaagttatttgAGATGTTAGGAATagacataataaagaaatgttTTATAGTTTTGTTTGATAACCAAACAAACAATAAGAAACAAATGAAGAAAACTAAAACTTGATAAGAGTTGGGCAGGTGGGGGTTGTGACCCATGTTTATCCCATCTAGAAATAACCTATCTCAAATTTGGTATTAActatttatttcttaattcaactcattttaacTTGTTCGCTCATTTATTACTCCATTAATAGGCAGGTatccaagaagaaaaaaaagtaggTTAGCTTTTTACGAAGAAGCAGTTGCTTGAACAAAATCAGGACTTGGGAATTCTAACTTCTAGGTTGTCCTTAATTTGAACCTAAAAGATTTTGTTTCGAGTTTGAATACATTGCCCTTGTATGAAAGTTTCTATATTATGGTCATGTTACCTcaacaataattataattaaattgtCTATATAGTTCGAACATGATATGTCAAAAAATCTGATTTTCTTTGTGATCTCGAAATAAGATTGACTttctaaatatacatatactacaaATCATTTTTAATCATGAATAGTGTTAAACTTGAAACATATTCATAAAATTTACTCAATATACGAAAAAGTAACCCTACTGCGTTAGTCTCTGCTTGCAAGTTGCAAACTTGCAATAAAACCTTGTGGACTTCATCACTAACAGGGTAATTAGGCTGTTGGTAAAGTTCAAGTATGCACTAGAATAAAAATCATCAAGTTCAGAGAATTCCCATCTATTCTCGGAGTGTTTATTAAAtcaatcaataaatacaatcttTGTTTGTAGTTGATAAATTTCTTAAAGTAACAGCTAACAAAGTTTTCAGGAtgtgaaaagaaaggaaaaatttaCTTAACTCCTTTTCTGGTGGAAGTATACTCACTCGATTAGGAAAGGTTCTCAAGTTGGGGGTCCTCCCAAAGATAAACAGATAAAGATATTGTATTATTTACATGTATttaatatttcaattattttaatttatttgacaTATTTTTCTTAGTGTGTTTTATGCAAAATgagtttttttattatttgaaaataatttaatttaaatttgtttttaatgaaattattacCATACAAATGTTTtcccataaatttcaaaagtttcttttctttttaaaattttgtacgCATTTAAATTCCATCACAAGATCAATAGAGAGcaattatttatataataagGTGGATCTTTTGACTTGTATGTGTCAACTAATTATCAGATTCTTCGACAAATAGCTTGTTCACACCAGTCACCAAACTAGTAACCCAATAGTTCTTTatttgagttgaaattgaaCAAACCCAACAAATCCATTTATCCGTATCAAATATGAAACCCGAACACCCCAACTATCAGATAGCTTTAGACtttatttgtttatctttttttattattttcaaaagctaCTTTTCTTGAATAGTGAAAGGGAATAAGTAAAAGAGATAAGTGATAACCATTGATTGACGTTAAACAGAACACCATTATGGTGCACGGTGAAATAACAATCCcgtatttcaaattttttagtCCGAATAATTTGAATTCACTTAGAATAAAGCCAGCTAGGAAAGGCATACCTTATccagaattttgaaaatttgtacAGACAACCTATTTGACAACACCATTTTAAGGcgtaccatttttttttcatctccaACCAAAAGTAATTAAAGGTTTTCAGCATTAAAATCACCATTGTTGCAAGCTTGAAGAAGTGGatcttgaattttgaatttaataATTGAGTTTAAATAAAGTAGATTTTGTTGGAAAAGCTTGGAAATATTGGCAGAGAAGAAGATAAATTGGTAgttcaaacttcaaaaaaaatacttttagttCGAAACATATATGTTTGAAACTTCAGCACAAACACATGTTTGAAGTTTTGCCTTGGCAAAACAAACTTCGACAAAAATATTGAAAGTTTGCTTTCAAAATCGATATGTCAAACTTCATACATATGAAAAATTTTGCAACTTTAATTGTGTATACCTGAAGTCCGAAGTGATTAAAACTTGCAAACATTAAACATTAATAGACTACAACCATGACTTAAATATTGATTCCAAAAGCTAGTGGCTATATATGCATTTGTCCACAGAATTTTTCTAGTCACAATGCTTGAATCCAAGATCTCGGAAATAATAGTTGGGATCCTAGTTAAAATATGCTTGTTTTTATCTCGGAAATAGTAGTTGGGATCCTAGTTAAAATATGCTTTGTGCTTTATAAACCAATTTTACATTGTCAGCAAGAATATGCTATCTTGTCCTTCTAGAGAATCTTCAGTGCTGTTTGACACCAACAATTATTTACTATATAAAAACGGACATCAACAAGCTCGGGTGAACTTTGACCTAATGCATATATATGATTAAGTGGAAAAGTCAAAGATtcaatcataatcatcatctaTAAAATGCAGCAATTTAATACCCTTCATCATTCCAGTAGTAACTAATTAACTTGCTGTGtattttcttcaatcttcttaaTTAAGATGGCATTTTATTCACAACTACTTCATTGTAGTTTCTACTTGTCTGTGTTAATGATGTTGTTTTCAGTGAATTTTAGACTTTGTTCGGCAGATTTATCTTCGGACTACTATGAGGAATCA
This window harbors:
- the LOC132052954 gene encoding protein NUCLEAR FUSION DEFECTIVE 4, which encodes MSKQWMNLVGALWLQSMAGTNTNFPAYSSQIKKLLSISQVQLNNLAFASDAGKLLGWFAGIAANYLPLWLVLLIGSSLGLIGYGVQYLFLTNHIHSLSYWHVFSLTFLAGNSICWINTVSYIVSIQNFPLDRQVAVGISTSYISLSAKIITDIVDVINVSTPSDRAKTYLLLNSVLPLFFAIIVAPLIRETKVEKSRKLSAGFRVMFVITLATGTFAVITSMGPANSKLLPRLLILMGMGIFLVLPILVPLSERIKEHWHGKCWIRRDPRICDLSNLEEEIRTPQEEINYGANKEDNDVGFAVMEEIGAKKMLMRVDFWLYFFVYLFGATLGLVYLNNLGQIADTRGCTATSSLVSLSSSFGFFGRLLPSLFDYLFSRSKYAISRPATIAVILAPMTGAFFLLLNSSHIALYISTAIVGICTGAITSISVSQTTELFGTKNFGVNHNIVVANIPIGSFLFGDLAAMLYRRQENSTSTNDGSCSGMKCFQTSFVIWGCLCFLGTCLAFILHTRTQKFYRQLRGGN